Part of the Sorghum bicolor cultivar BTx623 chromosome 1, Sorghum_bicolor_NCBIv3, whole genome shotgun sequence genome, ctctgcagagtgtaaatctatctggatagccgtgtccgcggtctcggacgggttatggtttggtttcaacaactagatgggttgggatgagtgaaaacatgagagtgagtgtgattttggaaataaatggttgactgccattgtgttgtgggaacaagggttcaacaacacttaaaattgtgatcaaaccccatTTTtataaatactatcatatgtggaaaagaggtcttttacaacagtatttgtgaaatgaaaccttgcatgtgtaaaaagatagatttatgcaaataaaactaagccttatccttgatttatccatatgcatatatattgttatccccttccgtagggtaaggttggatttgctgagtactttgtacccacccttgctttattaaacagaggaagatccggacttcgatcccgaagtggcgttcgagtaaggtcgtgtctgcacccaactaatcctgtggcattgggactcgtcagatgttcgatggtaatatcgtttgtttctgggtcctttggacctatgttgtattttggtgtcttattattatagcgtgccttcttTGTCCACGCTTtcagactactgcgctgaaacttatctgatgtaataaatgtgttactagcctcctgggactagtattgtatcacatttgagttcctgatttaccaggggcgcttcacaCTCCCTCCCAatatttctccccctttggcattaaTCTCCAAaaaggatctttccaccaaaaGGAAGAAATAATGGTAGACAAGTGAGGGCAAGAGGTAGGTAAACGTTTAGCATATAGGATTTCTCTCCTAAGTTTTCTACCAAACCAAGTATGCAACACTTTAAGTCAAGATTCTTGAGAATTTAGTATATTTAGCTCATACCTCACTTAGATGATAGTTCTAACATGATACAAACTCACTTATCACCACAAGAGGTATCAACCAAATATCTAAATCATTCTCTAATCGTCACCATAAGAACAAACTCATGGTGTGGCTCAAATATTgcatacacatgcacacactggCATGTAAGGGCCTAGATACACAAAGGTAATACAAGAGttcatggagcgatatacctttgTTCTAAACCTCATAATCTCCACTATGATCATGATATTATGAATTTAGTGCTTTGATGGGCTTGGCAAAATGCAAAAGACTTCATTTGTGCCCATCTCTCTTGACCATCATCTTGAAGGAGATATCATAAACTTGTGCTTGATTTCAGTTGAAAGTCCGTTGCCAGCTCTTGTTGTCATTTTGAGATACCAACTGAAGACATATTTCTTGATATGCCAAGTTGAAAGATTATCCACCAATACTAATTGAAATATGATCTTCACAATTTTGACACCAAGGAATCTTCAAAAGTTGATGCCAATATTGGAATGAATGCTTGTATCTCATATTGTCACCTAGGTAATGCTCACAAGACATAGGGAATGTGTTTCAAATCAAGTCATATGGACTTTGCTAAAGCTTTTTTACATATTATATCCATGATTCTGAGCATTGAGCGATTATTTGTGGTCCTTAGATCCTGTTATGTACATTACAATTCCTTTTTTTTATCACTGTCTCTTCTGATGCTAAGCACAACAGCTTAGCATGAGTGGCCTGAAAATATCACTGCACGATGGATGTTGTTTTTTATTGTTGGCCTTACTTTCTAAAATTGTGGCTCTAAGAAATCTAGCAATATATGTAGTGTTACCATCTAATTATCATAGCTACACAAAGTTATATTTACCAGACAGTAGCTTCTCTATTCATCCAATGTTGACCTAGTAAGAAAGGTTGAGAGACGAAGTTGTTTGGAGTTTACCTGCATTTATTGTTCACTGTATAAAGAAAGTTAATAACAACCATTAGGTTGTGTACCTACAGGGTCCACTTAAATTCTACTACTGCACCATTGCCCTCTGTGTTTAGGGTAAAAACTTAGCGATGATGTTTAATGTGTTACATTCATAGTCTTTAGATGATCCAAGACCAATTAGATCTAGATGTGACATAACTTTGTCTAATGGTCATTCTACTTCGCATATGCTAAACCCACTCTAAAACAATGTATTTAACATGGTATAATTTTTTGTCAAATGCATTATTTATGTATACATGACACCAGTACTTTTGTTTCATGCACTTCATTTCTACGTTCCATTGAGGGTGTAGTTAATTGAATATTATGCAAATGACAAAAATCTAACAGAAGCGGAGGAAAAACTTTGACTTATTTGGCCGACCTTtctttagacaaaatgtaggtAGGATTATTTTTCACCAAATGATGTAAATGGCTCTAGAATGTTATTACTTTGTATAAAATGAGCAGGGTggcataatttttttttgatgaaaTTTGTCTTTTTTTGTATTACCTTCCCTAGAGATTGAGACAATGATTAACTAGATTGACAGCTATAGAGCTATATCTGATTTTCATGAGGTAcaataaatgtagattttgtatTGCTTTCAAGTGATGATGGTTACGTAGGGCTTATTTGCTTGGCAAACTAGATGAAATAAATTGAGCCTACTGAAATTCAACTATTCAAAGCTGTGGTAGAGTAGTCATGGTAGGGCGCCTGAAGGACGCATGATGTTCTAGTCACTTGATCAAAGTGACCTGCTGATCGACCCATCTTATTGTTCATTATTTGATCCGATGACTAAGGATGATGCTCTAGCTTTGCTCGATGAATAACCTAGCATTGTCTTTGTCGTGACGGATCTTTGGCAGGTGAGAACTTCGATGGTTTCATCATGCAAGCATGATTGGTTACCCTTCGGTAATTTACTCGTAAGCCTCTCTGTTCTTGACCACATAAGTGTGATCCTTGATGTGTTCTTCGCTCCGTGGGGACTCGGGTGATCTAGCCCCAGTTAATGTGTGACCAATCTTtatgtaaaaaaaaaactctgttGTCTCTGTTCACAAATGATAAGCGTATTTCATATGGAGGAAGTTAAATTTTTACAAACTTAGATCAATAATTTAGTTTTAAATTCTATATAAGCTTAAGATATAAAACTTGCGTCAACAACTTTGGATTCAAAAGTGACTTTATAAAAATATTGGTTTTTAGCAAATAATAACATATACAACAAGCTAAAAGAATAGTTTTTTGTAAGACGTCATAATACACTTTATTATTCAGGGACCGAGGGGTATGAATCAATTATTTATCAATAACAAAAACAGTGAAGGCCCATGCCCAAGCTTTCTCTTTTACCCAGCAAACAGAGATCATAATAACAAAGGTAAAAAGGGAGGTAAAGTGATTTGCTGCTATAAGTACAGCCTTAGCGCCTCCCAAAAGATTCCTTCTCGTCCCCGCTCCCAGTCCCCATCCCTCCATCTAGGGAAGGGGAAGGTTGGCGGGTGCGCGGTGTCTCTCTCCTCATTCCCCCTCGTCAACCCGACGGTCACGCTGCCACGCCATCGCTTACGGTCACACTGGCATAGCGACACTGCTCACGCTTCTTCCCCGTGCTTGCAGTTGCTGTGCCTGTGCCTGTGCAGCTGTTCCCACACTACCCCGTCAGTCTCAGTCACCGCATTACCTCAAGAAGCAGCAATGGAGTTGCCAAGATCCATGGCCGTGCTTGTGCTCGTGTTCTTCGTCCTGTGCGGAGGTAACGGACTCTCGGCAAATCGACAGAATGCTTCCTTCTTTTGCCAGATCTTGCGAGGTCACCAGCAATGGCGGGTAACCAAGCTGAAGGATTCGCGTTTCTTGCAGTGGGGGAGGCGGCGACGTTCACGTTCGTGAACCGGTGCACGGACACGGTGTGGCCGGGCGTCCTGTCCAACGCCGGCAGCCCAAGGCTGGAGCCCACAGGGTTCGAGCTCTCGCCGGGGGAGGCGCGCGcggtgccggcgccggcgggctGGTCGGGCCGCATGTGGGCGCGCACGGGCTGCTCCCACGACGGCGCCACGGGGCGGCTCGTCTGCGCCACGGGCGACTGCGGCTCCGGCTCCGCCGAgtgcgcgggcgcgggcgccgcGCCGCCGGCCACGCTGGCCGAGTTCACGCTCGACGGCAGCGGCGGGCTGGACTTCTACGACGTCAGCCTCGTGGACGGCTACAACCTCCCCGTGCTGGTGGAGACCTCCGGCGGCGGAGGCTCCACCGGGCCGGCGTCGTGCGCCGCGGCCGGGTGCGCGGCGGACCTCAACGCGATGTGCCCCGCCGAGCTCCGTGCCGGGGGCGGCGCCGCGTGCCGGAGCGCGTGCGACGCGTTCGCGCGGCCCGAGTACTGCTGCAGCGGCGCCTTCGCGTCCCCGGCGGCGTGCCGGCCGACGGCCTACTCGCAGGTGTTCAAGACCGCGTGCCCGCGCTCCTACAGCTACGCCTTCGACGATCCCACCTCCACATTCACCTGCGGCGGCGGCCCAGACTACACTGTCACCTTCTGCCCCGGCGCCACCCCAAGGTCCGGCCTTTGATTCAGTCACGGGTCACCCATCTCTTCCTTCTCCCACCATTTCATGATTTATTTTTGGTCATTCTCATCATTCGCGTTGCAATTTCTGGAGAGACGAGAGAGTGATGAACCAAGATTTGGCACTGTGCTTAAGATTGTGAATGTGGGGTTGATCTGCCGCAGCTCTTTTACCGTCTCTGCCAGTGCCAGCTAGTCTATCTACACTATGCACACAGCCTGCTGTTGTCCTTAAGCTCCTCTTGTCACTAAACTGTCAGAGGTTTCTGACTCACTGCAAGATTTTTCAGCTATTAATTGCCTACTAAACCAGTAGTTAGATCCtgttttcctcaaaaaaaaagtacTTAGATCGTGTTCTTACATTGTCAGAGTAGACGCATTACAGTATCTACTAGTAACGCAAGCTACTGACTGATCCTGTATTGTGTTCCTATAAAGGGAAAAGACTATATGTAGGAACGTGGTGCTATTATCTGGTACTACAAGATCTTGGCATAATCTCTTTTATTTCTTTGGTTAGCACTAGCAGCAGATATAGGATGAAAAGAAAAAGCGCATGGGCAAGCTTTTTTTTGGGTGTTATTTCCGTGCGATGCTTTTTTCCGTACTACGGAGCATGTGAACACTGATCTGATCGGTTCGCTGTTGTATGTACATGTACCCGTCACGTGAGCGCAGCCAGAAGTCGACGACCATGCCGGGCTCGACGCCGACGACAGTACCAGggacaacgacgacgacgacagtgcCGGGGGCGACGCCCACAACGGTGCCGATGCCGGGCGCGACCCCGGCGATGCCGACGGGGACCATGATGCCGGGCACGACGTTCACGGACGCCACCCCGGACAGCGCGATGCCgatgggcggcggcggcctgggCATCGAGGGCGGGGACAGCCAAGGCAGCGTGCTCCTGGGCGCCAGCAGCAGCGAAGGCGGCGTCTCTTGGCTCGCCAACATGGCCACCGGCGACGCGTCCGCCGCGGCCGCCCCGCAGCCGCAGGTGGCTCGGTTAGTGGTGGCGCCACTGGCAACGTTGCTCTGCGGCCTCCATTTGCGGCAGCTTCTGCTGTAGACcagtggaggaggaggaatccGGTGGTTTTGGATCTGCCGTGACTTATTATTACTGTACCTTGGTACTACCTTGTAGCAGTGTCTGTAGATGATTACTATCAATTGGTGATGTTCAGTTTAGTCCCAGGATTAGATACTTGTGTTGTGGCTGCTAGTACTACTAGTTCTAGATCGAGGAGAAATTAATGCATGCATGTGATGTGGCCATTGATTTAAGTTTAATCGCTGTCCTGTCGTGCTAGCTGCATTCGTGGGCGTGGCTCGAGGCTGGCGGGGAACACGGGCACGGCGTGGTCTCAGAGAGACTGTCTGGACTAAAAAAATACTACTGGTGTCCTGCGTTACAACGTACTGCTGTGTACGTACGTACTCGTATACCACACCCACACTGCGTGTAGTACGTGTGCTGTGTACATCGCTTTCAGTAGGGGCAGGGCCAGCGGAGGGCGGACCCTACCGGCTACCGGTGTGGTCCGCAACATGTGATGTGCGGGCGCGGGTGCCGAGGCCGCAAAGGCCCACCCGCCCACCGCTGCTTTCGAGAGGCGAAAGGAGATTTGTTGTGACCTGCTGCGGGGATGGGCCTCCTCTCCTCTGTCAGGCAGGTCCTTTTTTCCACAGTCGCCCTCCCCCACCATGTCTCTGCTTTACCTCCTCCCACCCCGGCCATCGTGGTCGTGGAAGTGCACAAAAAACTTACCGAGGGCCAaactatttattatttaatctaGTTTGCGAATCACTGTTTAGTTTGAAATTTTCCCAAATCAAGAAACTGATCTTTGACCCCCCATAACCCTGTCCAGAATTGAGAAACCCTAGTTCGAATTGACTCAGCGTTTGGTTACATAAATAGTTGTTCCTAAGGAGATCTTGCCATATTCCTTTCCTTGCTCATTACAAAGTTTGTGAGCCATTTGCTTTCAAGACATTTATTTTGCACATCTAGATTTTGAATGCCTAAACCTTCTTGTTATTTTTGGCTAGCACAACATGTTCCGATTGGCTAGTCTATATTTCTCTTAAGCTGATCATTTTGTTAGCAAAATATTGATATAAAGCATTCAACCTTTTTAAGTACTCCCATTGggacttaaaaaaaataaatcggTAAAATTCAGTCTATCAGTGCTCATGTTATCTTTTTTAATTGATTTGCACCGGTCTACTCTTATAGGATAAACCCTAAACCACTTAGCTTTTTCTCAATGTGTTCCTCAATTGCTTTTCGGTCTTTGTTTTGTAACTTCCTAAAGCGCATTGGAACACCCAAATACCTCAAAAGTTTCATGTTCCATTATGCAACCAAAGAGAAGTGAGTATTAGTCCTCAAATTCCTTCGCTTTACCAAACAAGAAGATCTCGCTCACTTCTACAAAAGTTGTTTTTCCAAACTTGATATAATTGCTCAAACGTGCAAAATAGTAGTTTCATATTATTCACATGTTTAACATCCTGGTCCATCAAAGTAACTGTATCATTTCCATACTACAAAGATACACAAGCCATATTCTAGTAGGTATGCAATAATCTCATTTTTACAAGGTGGAATAACCTCTTTAACCTGGCTTTCCTCTTTAGCTCTAGACAAGATAATGCCAATATGTCCGCAACAATATTGAACAACATGCGCGACAAAGGTTGACCATGCCTAAGCCCTTTTTTGGTATGTTAGAGTGGGCCCAACTGCTCATTTACCTTAATACTCGTGTTACTACCTCGAATAAAAAGCCTTAATCCATTCACACCACACCAGTGCAAGACTCTACTTCGAAGCGCTTGTTGTAAAAAAaactctattttatcttatcatATGCTTTCACAAAACCTATCTTAAAAATAAACCAATGTTGGTCCTTGCTCCTTAGTATGTAATTTATGTAAGTTTTCATGCAAAATACCGGCACCCCCCGATATATTTCCCGGGGGTTTGAAATATTGCTTGGAATGGCTTAATAATGTGTTGTACAATCATAACCAGATCATGTGGTTTTGTGCTAGTGGAGTCATGGATGACCGCTCCAGGAATTAGTAAGCTTATTTTTCTTAAGTCAAGTTCGTTAAAAGGATAACAGTTAGTGTAGATAGGTTAACTTGCAAGGTTCTTGCATGAGGCTCCAATTGGCTTTGGCTTATGTTATTGTTGTTGGATATTTAGTCATTTTACACCATGCATTATTCCATAAAGACGATAACCAATATACTAGCACAAGTATCATGCAAGCGACAGCTTCATATTTGCTACTGCTACTACTTCCAGCAAGACATTTTATGCGAAGTAATACAACTACAGTAACAAAATAAAGCGCGTAGAGAGTATTAGCATTATACCCTAGCGTGGCACTTCCGGTACCCGCGGACAGTGAGCCACCAGGCATGTTGATGTCGTTACCGCCTCCTGCGGTGTTGTCGTTGGTGGCGTCATTCCTGGCAACAGCAGTACTTCTGG contains:
- the LOC8083856 gene encoding thaumatin-like protein 1b: MELPRSMAVLVLVFFVLCGVGEAATFTFVNRCTDTVWPGVLSNAGSPRLEPTGFELSPGEARAVPAPAGWSGRMWARTGCSHDGATGRLVCATGDCGSGSAECAGAGAAPPATLAEFTLDGSGGLDFYDVSLVDGYNLPVLVETSGGGGSTGPASCAAAGCAADLNAMCPAELRAGGGAACRSACDAFARPEYCCSGAFASPAACRPTAYSQVFKTACPRSYSYAFDDPTSTFTCGGGPDYTVTFCPGATPSQKSTTMPGSTPTTVPGTTTTTTVPGATPTTVPMPGATPAMPTGTMMPGTTFTDATPDSAMPMGGGGLGIEGGDSQGSVLLGASSSEGGVSWLANMATGDASAAAAPQPQVARLVVAPLATLLCGLHLRQLLL